From the genome of Flavobacterium luteolum, one region includes:
- a CDS encoding SusC/RagA family TonB-linked outer membrane protein, producing MKNKLNLLLTIALLVLLYSSGYAQEKTVTGTVTDAAKLSIPGANVIVKGTSRSTSTDMDGKFSIAAAPGETLLFSFIGFVKQEVKIGAATNYTISLEAESANLNEVVVIGYGTQKKKLTTGAISGIKTENFTERPISRIDQGLIGQVAGVRVKQTTGLPGQPFSIEIRGAGSITAGNEPLYVIDGFPIYTEGSNSNGAFSNGSPLDNMNPNDVASIEVLKDASAAAIYGSRASNGVVIITTKKGKKGKPQFTFNTYGGVNKEANRVDMLSAQGWIDRAKVMIDSQWVGSGIAGASASQTTAERIATYNAVNPTAPLIPSNSRYYTYLHDDRWDMPGHPGLDYIDWQDKVFRTGEFSNYQLTASGATDAVNYYVSANYQKNTGYIVGTDYSLFSARANIDIKLSENFKMGINLAPSYSIKNDPGVEGKDNTLFKALTATPVFESTENAKGEKYTTRYMWGSSTTNMLNALARTGRNSMYRNLISAYASYQFAKSFNLKSTINFDNSDNVNESYTPNDVIASIRGAYNTYRRQNLVNENTLTYDRTFGSHSVNVLLGQSFNSYDITRSTMSSGALYNSSTIETLPAGSIGSTNAEKNTLLSFFSRIQYNFKEKYIIAGSIRRDGSSKFGADRRWGTFSSLSLGWRIKQEAFLQDVDWLTELKLRASTGVNGSNNIGSYAQYATLGTFNYSIGGAAAAGQGASSIPNPSLHWEESKSVDFGLDFGFIKNRLSGTFELYRKTNNELLLRVPIPSDSGFPTYQTNIGEVQNQGWEFELNSLNVKTGNFEWRTSANISHNENKVLALGPDQSKIEISNSFDGGVPFIKLEVGKPMYTIFGLKQNGVVTQADIDAGGTTIGGNKLVLGDPRYVDQNGDKKINSEDRVDLGNPTPKYTWGITNTFKYKDLDLSVLVQGQNGGTVYGLTGRAIDRTGMGSVENSLSVDPAVRGNWRTSFGYQANSDWLYKSDYVSVRSISIGYNLRQALKGISRINNARLYVTGENWFYWNKYRVGFNPEAVNTSASSNSDFAVPVDYGGAPLAKSLVIGLNVNFN from the coding sequence ATGAAAAACAAGCTTAATCTTTTGCTGACTATAGCCTTATTGGTACTGTTGTACTCATCGGGCTATGCGCAAGAAAAAACGGTTACAGGAACCGTTACCGATGCAGCTAAATTATCAATTCCGGGAGCCAACGTAATTGTGAAAGGAACAAGTCGATCAACGAGCACAGACATGGATGGAAAGTTTAGCATTGCTGCTGCACCTGGAGAAACTTTACTTTTTTCGTTTATTGGATTTGTAAAACAAGAAGTGAAAATTGGCGCTGCTACAAATTATACGATTTCTCTTGAAGCAGAAAGTGCCAACTTAAATGAAGTTGTTGTCATCGGTTATGGTACTCAAAAGAAAAAGCTCACAACGGGAGCTATTTCTGGAATCAAAACAGAGAATTTTACAGAGCGTCCAATTTCAAGAATTGACCAAGGTTTAATTGGTCAGGTAGCTGGGGTTCGTGTAAAACAGACTACGGGTTTGCCAGGACAGCCTTTTAGCATAGAAATTCGTGGAGCCGGATCGATTACAGCAGGAAACGAGCCATTGTACGTTATTGATGGATTTCCGATTTATACAGAAGGATCAAATAGCAACGGAGCTTTCTCTAACGGAAGTCCGCTAGATAATATGAATCCTAACGATGTGGCTTCTATCGAGGTTTTAAAAGATGCGTCGGCCGCTGCAATTTATGGTTCGCGTGCATCAAATGGGGTGGTTATTATTACAACAAAAAAGGGTAAAAAAGGAAAACCGCAATTTACTTTTAATACCTATGGCGGTGTAAATAAAGAAGCAAATAGAGTAGATATGCTTTCTGCTCAAGGATGGATTGACAGAGCAAAAGTGATGATTGATTCGCAATGGGTAGGGTCTGGAATTGCAGGAGCTTCTGCAAGTCAAACAACGGCAGAAAGAATTGCAACTTACAATGCTGTAAATCCTACTGCTCCATTAATACCGAGCAACTCAAGATATTATACATATTTGCATGATGACAGATGGGATATGCCTGGACATCCTGGTCTGGACTATATTGACTGGCAGGATAAAGTGTTTCGTACAGGAGAATTCAGCAATTATCAGCTAACTGCTTCTGGAGCTACAGATGCTGTAAACTACTATGTTTCTGCCAACTATCAAAAAAATACGGGATATATTGTTGGAACAGATTATTCTCTTTTTTCTGCAAGAGCAAATATTGATATTAAATTATCAGAAAATTTCAAAATGGGAATCAACTTAGCGCCTTCTTATTCTATAAAAAATGATCCAGGTGTTGAAGGGAAAGATAATACACTTTTTAAAGCGCTTACTGCAACTCCAGTTTTTGAAAGCACAGAAAATGCTAAGGGTGAAAAGTATACAACGCGATATATGTGGGGAAGCAGCACGACAAATATGTTGAATGCTTTGGCAAGAACAGGAAGAAATTCGATGTATCGAAATTTAATTTCTGCATATGCTAGTTATCAATTTGCTAAAAGTTTTAATTTAAAAAGTACGATCAACTTTGATAACTCAGATAACGTTAACGAAAGTTATACGCCAAATGATGTAATTGCTAGTATTAGAGGAGCTTATAATACATATAGAAGACAAAATCTAGTTAACGAAAATACTTTGACATACGACAGAACTTTCGGAAGCCACAGTGTAAATGTTCTTTTGGGACAATCTTTCAACTCGTACGATATCACAAGATCTACAATGTCTTCTGGAGCACTTTACAATAGTTCAACAATTGAGACATTGCCTGCAGGATCTATTGGTTCTACTAATGCAGAAAAAAATACTTTGCTTTCATTTTTCTCTCGTATTCAGTACAATTTCAAAGAAAAATATATCATAGCAGGAAGTATTAGACGTGATGGCTCTTCTAAGTTTGGTGCAGACAGAAGATGGGGAACTTTCTCTTCTCTTTCGCTTGGATGGAGAATAAAGCAGGAAGCATTTTTGCAAGATGTAGATTGGCTGACTGAATTGAAATTAAGAGCAAGCACAGGTGTTAACGGAAGCAATAACATCGGAAGTTATGCACAATATGCCACTCTTGGAACTTTCAATTATTCTATTGGTGGAGCAGCTGCAGCTGGACAAGGGGCATCTTCTATTCCGAATCCAAGCTTGCATTGGGAGGAATCAAAAAGTGTTGACTTCGGATTGGATTTTGGTTTTATCAAAAACAGACTTTCTGGGACATTCGAATTGTATAGAAAAACAAACAATGAATTACTGTTAAGAGTTCCAATTCCTAGTGATTCTGGTTTTCCAACATATCAAACCAATATTGGAGAAGTGCAAAATCAAGGATGGGAATTTGAGTTGAATTCATTAAACGTAAAAACGGGCAATTTTGAGTGGAGAACTTCCGCAAATATAAGCCATAACGAAAATAAAGTTCTGGCTTTAGGTCCAGATCAAAGTAAAATTGAAATTAGCAATTCATTTGACGGAGGTGTGCCATTTATCAAATTAGAAGTGGGTAAACCAATGTACACGATTTTCGGATTGAAACAAAATGGAGTTGTAACTCAAGCGGATATCGATGCTGGCGGAACTACAATTGGAGGAAACAAACTGGTTCTTGGAGATCCGAGATATGTAGATCAGAACGGAGATAAAAAAATCAACTCTGAAGACCGTGTTGATTTAGGAAATCCAACTCCAAAATATACTTGGGGAATTACAAATACCTTCAAATACAAAGATTTAGATTTAAGTGTTTTGGTTCAAGGACAAAATGGCGGAACAGTTTACGGATTAACAGGACGTGCTATTGACCGTACAGGAATGGGGTCTGTAGAAAATTCTCTAAGTGTTGACCCAGCAGTAAGAGGAAATTGGAGAACTTCTTTTGGATATCAAGCAAACTCAGACTGGTTGTATAAATCTGATTATGTGAGTGTGAGAAGTATTTCTATAGGATATAATTTAAGACAAGCCTTAAAAGGAATTTCTAGAATCAATAACGCAAGATTGTATGTAACAGGCGAAAACTGGTTCTACTGGAACAAGTACAGAGTTGGTTTCAATCCTGAAGCAGTAAATACTTCAGCAAGTTCAAATAGTGATTTCGCAGTGCCTGTAGATTATGGTGGGGCACCTTTAGCAAAATCATTGGTTATCGGACTAAACGTTAATTTTAATTAA
- a CDS encoding glycosyl hydrolase, with product MKRFCLITLLLFSFFQANSQEKNKSPWPNSTNLNQPWARWWWMGSAVDKPNLKRSLIDFHHAGIGGVEITPIYGVKGEENNFIDYLSPKWLDMLDYTIRVSDSLKMQVDMVLGTGWPYGGSHVTLNHAATKLIVEKYQVKKNETFNRNIIVNTKGKNPAELLYVVAYGSDGSIVDLTNDLKNKKTNVNDKGLEGSSIKLPSNLQPNLLNWKAKKTDYTIYAIFSGKTGQQVKRAAPGGNGYTLDHYSTEALKAYVAPFNDAFKGREGKIRAIFNDSFEVYGTDFTPNFFDEFKNLRGYDLKKELSVLLNETDNEEGNRVRSDYRQTISDLLLNKFDKSWTNWAHSKNFKTKLQAHGSPGNLIDLYASADIPECETFGSMPFDIPGLRRDKEDIREGDADPVMLKFSSSAAHISGKNLVSSETFTWLREHFKTALSQCKPEAEDLMINGVNHIFLHGSTYSPDRAVWPGWQFYASVNFNSNNTIWEDAPALFSYISNCQSLLQQGKADNEILLYWPIFDAWDKYQNGTLFFQFKIHSLSEWLHGTSFYDTTKNLIKKGYSTDFISDNFIAQAKVVNGNIILSGGSYKSLIVPVCKKMPLETLQKLIELKKAGASVIFEGLPESVPGLYDYKNREQKLKKILLDNQSLVSSEDIFKALENKNIKPESLVNTGLKFIRRDIDGEKIYYIVNHTKETIDDFIPIEIADKEVLILDPLTKEYGNAIVHKKDHNTFVKLKIEPGQSFFLKTEKIASQKKWLYYESDSKTFPLQGDWKITFDKGGPKLPQSTVVSNLESWTKLNPDAEAFSGSATYTLQFENPNPTVQNWSLNLGDVRESAKIWINNEFVGTLWSIPYKLQIKNLKSGKNTLKIQVTNLPANRIRDMELKGKEWKIFYEINMVDKDYKKFDATKWNPMLSGLLGPVTLTPLKEQN from the coding sequence ATGAAAAGATTCTGCTTAATAACACTATTGCTTTTCTCTTTTTTTCAGGCTAATTCGCAAGAAAAAAATAAATCCCCATGGCCAAACTCTACCAACCTGAATCAGCCTTGGGCGCGTTGGTGGTGGATGGGAAGTGCAGTAGATAAACCTAACTTAAAAAGAAGCCTTATTGATTTTCATCACGCTGGAATTGGCGGAGTTGAAATCACACCAATCTATGGCGTAAAAGGAGAAGAAAATAACTTTATCGATTATTTATCTCCAAAATGGCTGGACATGTTAGATTACACCATTCGCGTTTCAGATAGTTTAAAAATGCAGGTCGATATGGTTTTAGGAACTGGATGGCCTTATGGAGGATCGCACGTAACATTGAATCATGCTGCAACTAAACTTATAGTCGAAAAATATCAGGTTAAAAAAAATGAAACATTCAATCGCAACATTATAGTCAATACCAAAGGGAAAAATCCAGCAGAATTATTGTATGTGGTAGCCTACGGAAGTGACGGATCTATTGTTGATTTGACAAATGATCTTAAAAACAAAAAGACAAATGTAAACGATAAAGGTCTTGAAGGTTCAAGTATTAAATTACCCAGTAATCTACAACCCAATCTACTAAACTGGAAAGCAAAAAAAACAGATTATACCATCTACGCCATATTTAGCGGAAAAACAGGACAGCAGGTAAAAAGAGCGGCTCCCGGCGGAAACGGATATACGCTAGATCACTATTCCACAGAAGCTTTAAAAGCTTATGTTGCTCCGTTTAATGATGCTTTCAAAGGTAGAGAGGGAAAAATAAGAGCTATTTTTAATGACAGTTTTGAGGTCTACGGAACCGATTTTACTCCCAACTTTTTTGATGAGTTTAAAAACTTGCGTGGTTACGATTTAAAGAAAGAACTTTCTGTTTTATTGAATGAAACCGACAATGAAGAAGGTAACAGAGTCAGAAGCGATTATCGTCAGACTATTTCTGATTTGCTGCTTAATAAATTTGATAAATCTTGGACTAACTGGGCACATTCTAAAAACTTCAAAACAAAACTTCAGGCACATGGCTCTCCAGGAAATTTAATCGATTTGTATGCTTCTGCAGATATTCCAGAATGCGAAACATTTGGCTCTATGCCGTTTGATATTCCGGGTTTGAGACGTGATAAAGAGGACATTCGCGAAGGAGATGCTGATCCTGTTATGCTGAAATTCTCTTCGTCTGCAGCTCATATTTCTGGTAAAAACCTAGTATCCTCAGAAACGTTTACTTGGCTGAGAGAACATTTTAAAACGGCATTATCACAATGCAAACCTGAAGCTGAAGATTTAATGATAAATGGTGTCAATCATATTTTTCTGCATGGATCGACTTATTCTCCAGACCGCGCCGTTTGGCCAGGATGGCAATTTTATGCATCGGTAAATTTTAATTCGAATAATACAATTTGGGAAGATGCACCTGCTCTTTTCTCTTATATTTCAAATTGCCAATCTCTTTTACAACAAGGAAAAGCAGATAACGAAATTTTATTGTACTGGCCGATTTTTGATGCCTGGGACAAATACCAAAATGGAACTTTATTTTTCCAATTCAAAATTCATTCGCTATCAGAATGGCTTCACGGAACTTCTTTTTATGACACCACAAAAAACCTGATCAAAAAAGGATACAGTACCGATTTTATTTCGGACAATTTTATAGCTCAAGCTAAAGTGGTAAATGGAAACATCATTTTATCAGGCGGAAGTTATAAATCCTTGATTGTTCCAGTATGTAAAAAAATGCCATTAGAAACACTTCAAAAATTAATTGAATTGAAAAAAGCAGGCGCAAGCGTTATATTTGAAGGTTTACCAGAGTCTGTTCCTGGATTATATGATTACAAAAATCGAGAACAAAAGCTCAAAAAAATACTATTAGACAATCAATCTCTAGTTTCGTCTGAAGACATTTTCAAAGCTTTAGAAAACAAAAATATTAAACCCGAAAGTCTTGTAAATACTGGATTAAAATTCATTAGAAGAGATATTGACGGAGAAAAAATATATTATATCGTCAATCATACCAAAGAAACAATAGATGATTTTATTCCGATTGAGATTGCAGATAAGGAAGTCCTTATTTTAGATCCGTTAACTAAGGAATACGGAAATGCCATTGTCCATAAAAAAGACCACAATACATTTGTAAAACTAAAAATTGAGCCTGGCCAATCTTTCTTTTTAAAGACAGAAAAAATCGCATCTCAAAAAAAATGGCTTTACTATGAATCTGATTCTAAAACATTTCCATTGCAAGGAGATTGGAAAATTACTTTTGATAAAGGCGGACCAAAATTACCTCAAAGTACTGTTGTTTCTAATTTAGAATCGTGGACAAAATTAAATCCAGATGCTGAAGCTTTTTCTGGCTCTGCAACTTATACGCTTCAGTTTGAAAATCCCAACCCTACAGTACAAAACTGGAGTTTAAATCTGGGGGACGTTCGCGAAAGCGCAAAAATTTGGATCAACAATGAATTTGTCGGCACACTTTGGTCAATTCCATATAAACTGCAGATTAAAAATCTAAAATCAGGGAAGAACACCTTGAAAATTCAAGTGACCAATCTTCCTGCCAATAGAATTAGAGATATGGAGCTGAAAGGTAAAGAATGGAAAATTTTCTACGAAATAAATATGGTGGATAAAGATTATAAAAAATTTGATGCCACAAAATGGAATCCGATGCTATCAGGACTTTTAGGCCCTGTAACGCTAACTCCTCTGAAAGAACAAAACTAA
- a CDS encoding glycoside hydrolase family 88/105 protein, which yields MKKLLLLSALSIFSIKSLSAQDLTDKKQILKQMILANDYFMQKWPDTGKTIITNKERSSNIWTRAVYYEGLMALHEIFPKDTYCDYAYAWAEFHKWGFNSGNTTRNADNYCAAQTYIDLYNLEPESKKLKNTKININMLLNTPQINDWSWIDAIQMGMPVFAKLGVLEKDNRYFEKMYDMYMYSRNKHGDNGLYNAKEGLWWRDADFDPPYKEPNGKNCYWSRGNGWVIAALAKVLAIIPENAPHREQYVKDLKAMATALVPIQRADGFWNVSLHDSTNFGGKETSGTALFVYGMAYGVNNGILKKETYLPVIEKAWKAITTESLHENGFLGYLQSTGKEPKDGQPLSYDKIPDFEDYGLGCFLLAGSEIYKMKN from the coding sequence ATGAAGAAATTACTATTACTCTCCGCACTTTCTATTTTTTCTATAAAAAGTCTGTCCGCACAAGATTTAACGGATAAGAAGCAAATTCTAAAGCAGATGATTCTTGCCAATGATTATTTTATGCAGAAATGGCCAGACACTGGAAAAACGATTATAACCAATAAGGAAAGATCAAGCAATATCTGGACTCGCGCTGTTTATTATGAAGGTTTAATGGCGCTTCATGAGATTTTTCCAAAAGATACATATTGTGATTATGCTTACGCTTGGGCTGAATTTCACAAATGGGGATTCAACAGTGGCAACACAACTCGAAATGCCGACAATTACTGCGCCGCGCAAACGTATATTGATTTGTATAATTTGGAGCCTGAATCGAAAAAACTAAAAAATACAAAAATAAATATCAATATGCTGCTCAACACCCCTCAAATCAATGATTGGTCGTGGATCGATGCTATACAAATGGGAATGCCGGTTTTTGCGAAATTGGGTGTTTTAGAAAAAGATAATCGCTATTTTGAGAAAATGTATGATATGTATATGTATTCAAGAAATAAACATGGAGACAACGGACTTTACAACGCGAAAGAAGGTTTATGGTGGCGTGATGCCGATTTTGATCCTCCGTATAAAGAACCGAATGGTAAAAATTGTTATTGGAGCCGCGGAAATGGTTGGGTAATTGCCGCTTTGGCAAAAGTACTGGCTATAATTCCAGAAAATGCGCCTCACAGAGAACAATATGTAAAAGATTTAAAAGCAATGGCGACAGCGCTGGTGCCGATTCAGAGAGCTGATGGTTTTTGGAATGTCAGTCTTCATGATTCGACCAATTTTGGAGGAAAAGAAACTTCTGGAACTGCACTATTTGTATATGGAATGGCATACGGCGTAAATAACGGAATTCTAAAAAAAGAAACGTATTTACCTGTAATTGAAAAAGCTTGGAAAGCAATAACAACAGAAAGTCTTCACGAAAATGGTTTTTTAGGTTATCTGCAGTCAACAGGAAAAGAACCTAAAGACGGACAACCGCTTTCTTACGATAAAATACCCGATTTTGAAGATTATGGTTTAGGATGTTTTCTGCTTGCTGGTTCTGAAATTTATAAAATGAAGAATTAA
- a CDS encoding aminotransferase class V-fold PLP-dependent enzyme, whose amino-acid sequence MNAIEPTTKPTEPECYFSKFRENTVGIDHTFESVYGEQNLVYADWVASGRLYHPIEDIMLNKIGPMIANTHSLSSQTGKTSTYAYQHARDIIKKSVNANESDVLVTTGSGMTAALSKLQRIMALRTKSEEDRPVVFITHMEHHSNQVSWYETNAEVVILPPDENNLVDPKVLAATIKKYADRSLKIGSFTACSNVTGIITPYHELAKIMHQNGGLCFVDFAASAPYVKIDMHPKDPDEQLDAIFFSPHKFLGGPGTCGILVFNEKLYQSDFPDNPGGGNVKWTNPLGKYCYSDVIEVREDGGTPGFLQVIRTALALELKEQMGVEKIREREKELLDLCFSRLQKVQGLSILGDLTTERIGCVSFVIEDIHYNLIVRLLNDRFGIQVRGGWSCASTYAHYLFNINEKKSAKITNELLQRNQTNKPGWVRLSLHPITTNEELFYICDAIEKVAVNYKKWKKDYEYNPVSNEFENPEIKDTIAREVNEWFKLV is encoded by the coding sequence ATGAATGCTATTGAGCCAACAACAAAACCAACAGAACCTGAGTGTTACTTCTCTAAGTTTAGAGAAAATACAGTAGGAATTGACCATACTTTCGAATCGGTTTACGGAGAACAAAATTTAGTTTATGCAGACTGGGTTGCCAGCGGAAGATTATACCATCCAATCGAAGATATAATGCTCAATAAAATTGGTCCAATGATTGCCAATACGCATTCACTTTCAAGTCAGACAGGAAAAACCTCTACTTATGCCTATCAGCATGCAAGAGATATTATTAAAAAATCGGTTAATGCAAATGAATCTGATGTTTTAGTAACTACAGGAAGCGGTATGACGGCAGCTTTATCGAAACTGCAGCGTATTATGGCGCTTCGAACAAAATCTGAAGAAGACAGACCTGTCGTTTTCATCACACATATGGAGCATCATTCTAATCAGGTTTCGTGGTATGAAACCAATGCCGAAGTTGTGATTTTGCCACCTGATGAGAATAATTTGGTTGACCCAAAAGTTCTTGCTGCAACAATTAAAAAATATGCAGACAGAAGTTTGAAAATTGGTTCGTTTACAGCTTGTTCGAATGTTACCGGAATTATTACGCCTTATCATGAATTGGCCAAAATCATGCATCAAAACGGCGGACTTTGTTTTGTAGATTTTGCAGCTTCGGCGCCGTATGTTAAAATTGATATGCATCCAAAAGATCCAGACGAACAATTGGACGCAATTTTCTTTTCGCCACATAAATTTTTAGGCGGACCAGGAACCTGCGGTATTTTGGTTTTTAATGAAAAATTATACCAATCTGATTTTCCAGATAATCCAGGCGGAGGAAATGTAAAATGGACTAATCCGTTAGGGAAATATTGTTACAGTGATGTGATAGAAGTGAGAGAAGATGGTGGAACTCCAGGTTTTCTGCAAGTTATTAGAACGGCGTTGGCTTTAGAATTAAAAGAGCAAATGGGTGTGGAGAAAATTAGGGAAAGAGAGAAAGAACTGCTTGATCTTTGTTTTTCAAGACTTCAAAAAGTACAAGGATTATCTATTTTGGGAGATTTAACCACAGAGCGAATTGGCTGTGTTTCATTTGTAATTGAAGATATTCATTACAATTTAATCGTTAGGCTTTTAAATGACCGTTTCGGAATTCAGGTACGTGGAGGCTGGTCGTGTGCAAGTACTTATGCACATTATTTGTTTAATATCAATGAAAAGAAATCGGCAAAAATTACAAATGAATTATTGCAACGAAATCAGACCAATAAGCCAGGTTGGGTTCGTTTATCACTGCATCCAATTACAACCAATGAAGAGCTTTTTTATATCTGCGATGCGATTGAAAAAGTAGCTGTAAATTATAAGAAATGGAAAAAAGATTATGAATATAATCCAGTTTCGAATGAATTTGAGAATCCGGAAATTAAAGATACCATCGCAAGAGAAGTAAATGAATGGTTTAAGTTAGTTTAA
- a CDS encoding TlpA disulfide reductase family protein — MKKILLGFALFLGAVQTQAQESNLQLKGTVVDTVAQYVYLQKFHNKMFTKIDSAKVKDGNFSFKTKVKTPELYGLSVNTESSPLYVFLEKDPISVKLSPKKYYTASVVEGSASQDLFETYKKGKDVEISKFITENPKSIVSAYVLYRNWSYRLTPEQITQNIALLDKSLQNTTYVKELKELAIVLDGLAVGKKAPDFTANDPDGKPVRLYDNLKGYTLVDFWASWCGPCRRENPNIVAAYKEFHDKGFNIVGISLDKKKENWIKGIKDDNLTWTHVSDLLFWNSAVAKLYGVRAIPGNYLVDSKGIIVAKNLHGEELQATLKRLLENKI; from the coding sequence ATGAAAAAAATACTATTAGGTTTTGCTTTGTTTCTTGGAGCCGTTCAAACTCAGGCGCAGGAAAGTAATTTACAATTAAAAGGAACTGTTGTCGATACAGTGGCACAATATGTTTACTTGCAGAAGTTTCACAATAAAATGTTTACTAAGATAGATTCGGCAAAGGTAAAAGATGGAAATTTTAGTTTTAAAACAAAAGTAAAAACACCAGAATTATACGGTTTAAGCGTCAATACAGAAAGCTCGCCTTTATATGTTTTCCTTGAAAAAGATCCAATTTCGGTAAAACTGAGTCCAAAGAAATATTATACCGCTTCTGTAGTTGAAGGTTCGGCTTCTCAAGATTTATTCGAAACCTACAAAAAGGGCAAAGATGTAGAAATCAGCAAATTCATAACAGAAAATCCAAAATCTATTGTTTCTGCTTATGTATTGTACAGAAACTGGTCTTATAGATTAACGCCAGAGCAGATTACACAAAATATTGCTCTGCTGGATAAAAGTCTTCAGAATACTACTTACGTGAAAGAATTAAAAGAGTTGGCTATTGTTTTAGACGGATTAGCAGTAGGTAAAAAAGCCCCTGATTTTACAGCCAATGATCCTGACGGAAAGCCAGTTCGCCTTTATGATAATTTAAAAGGGTACACTTTGGTCGATTTTTGGGCTTCTTGGTGCGGTCCATGCCGAAGAGAAAATCCGAATATTGTGGCTGCTTACAAAGAATTTCATGATAAAGGATTCAACATCGTAGGGATTTCTCTAGATAAAAAGAAAGAAAACTGGATTAAAGGAATCAAGGATGATAATTTAACCTGGACACATGTTTCTGACTTACTTTTCTGGAACAGTGCCGTTGCCAAATTATATGGAGTTAGAGCTATTCCGGGGAATTATTTAGTAGATTCTAAAGGAATAATCGTTGCCAAAAACCTGCACGGAGAAGAATTGCAAGCTACGCTAAAAAGACTTTTAGAGAATAAAATTTAA